AGGCCGGCGTACCAGGCGTCGACGCGACCGGCCGCGGATTCCTCCCCGGCGTCGAGTTCGTCCATGCGGGAGGACACGAGCTTGAGCGCCACCAGGCCCAGCACGCCGAGCGTGCCGGCCACCATCATGCCGCGGCGATACCAGAGGTAGCAGCCGGCCACCACCAGCACGGCGAGCATCGCGCCGCGCGAGTTGGTGAGGTAGGTGCCGTAGAGCAGCAACGCGGCGCAGCCCAGCCAGAACACGCGGGCAAACCCGCGACCCGGACGGCCCAGGAACACCGCCATGGGCAGGGTGGCGGCGAAGAGCAGGCCCAGGTCGTTGGGATCGTTGAAGATGCCCACGTACTGGATGCGGTTTCCCTCGCCGATGGGGATACCCGTCCAACCCACGCCCGTCTTCGCCTGCTGCACGCCGTGCAGGGCGAGGATCGCGGCGCAGACGACGAACACCGCCATGGCCGTGCTTACCCGGCGCTGCGTGGTGCAGGCCGCGCCGAAGACGAAGAAGGCGATCACCACGGGTCCGAAACGGGCCAGTTCGTCGATGGCGCCGCCGCTCCAGCCGTTGGTGACCTGCGAGATCATCAGGATCAGCAGGAACGCGGGCAGGATCACGAATTGCGGCGCTTCGAACGTCTTGGCGTTCGAGAACATCCAGGCGCCGAAGGCGAGCAGCAGCACCACCGGCAGGATCGGCACGAGGTCGAGCCCCGGCACGTAATCCTGCGGCCGGATGATCGTCAGCACCACGTAGACGAGGATCAGGGGGAACATGGCTGTTCCCTGGGCCCCTGTACCTCGTGGGCGACGGTGGGGTAGCTCATCAGCTGCGGCAGCGCGAGCATGGCCGCGAACCAGCCCGGGCCCATGTTGCTTTCCACGGGCAGCCGGTACAGCGAATAGCGGTTCTCCGAAGGCTCGGGGTTGGTGCCGCAGACGTAGCTGCAGGCGAGCTGGAAACCCGCCTTGCGCGTGGCGGAGACCACGGCGTCGTTGTACGCGCGGTCGCCGCCCACCGGGTACGACATGAGCAGGGCCGGGTTGGTCAGCTCGCGGTCGAGCGCGGCCTTCGATTCGCGCACCTCGCGCTCCATCTCGTCGATCGGCAGGCGCGCGAGCATGCGGTGATGCACGCCGTGCGAGCCGAATTCCAGGCCGGCCGCTTCCATTTCGCGCGCCTGGTCCCAGGTCATCGGGCGGCAGTCCTGCGGCCGGGCGTTGGCCGAGGGCATGTTCCATTCCGTTTCCAGCCGTTCGGTCATGGCGGCCTGGCCGAGCGCGTCGAGCCACTTCATGCGCAGCAGTACGTTGCCCGCGATGCGACGGCGCAGCGCGCGCTCGCGCGGTATCGCGACGTCGATGCCCAGTTCCGGCAGCACCAGGCGCGGCCGGTCGGTCATCAGGATCATGTGCACCAACCAGTCGTACGCATACGGCTTGCCCGTGTCGATGTGCCCGGTCGATACGAAGAACGTCGCGGGCACCTTCAGTTCGTCGAGGATGGGGGCGGCGATGCGGTAGTTGTCGTCGTAGCCGTCGTCGAAGGTCACGGCCACGGTGTCCGGCGGCAGCGCTTCGCCCGCATCCAGCGCGGCCACGACGTCGGTGAGGCGCATCGGGCGGAAGTAGCGCTTGATCCGGCGCATCTGTTCGCGGAATTCCTCCGGCGGCGTGCTGATGAGTTCCAGGTCGAACTCGTAGGTATCCGGATCGGGCAGCGGCATCACGCGGTGGTAGGCGAGGATGCGCAGGTCACGCTGCCACCAGGCGCGGACGCGCTGCAACGAATAAAGGAGGCCACTGCTGTAGCACAGCTGGCCCAGACGGCCACGGATACCGGGAGCGCCTCGTTGGTTCATGGAAGTCACCATAGGTGCAGCCTTCGGTTACGGGCGAAGGCGAGCAGGGCCTGTGCCGCGAACAGGTTGAGGTAGAAGAAAGCCACCGCGACGCGCAACGGAAACCAGCGGCCCAGGGCAGGGCGCAGGCGTGCCACGCCGACCATCGCCGTGGCGACGGCCACGCCGCTGAAGCCCGCCGCGTACATCGGGTGGCGGGTGAACAGCAGGCCGCAGCCCAGCGTGAACCCGACGATCAGCCAGGGAGCGAGCAGGCGCAGGAGCTTGTGGCTCACGAAACGGAACCACAGCGGGTTGCTCCAGGGCAGCAGCAGCCATGGGGCGAGCTGCACGAGCTGGTAGTTGCCCGCCAGGGTGCGGATCTTGCGGCGGCGCTCGTCGTCGGGATGCTGCGAAGGCTGGTCCCAGGCGATGGCGCGCGGTTCGAACACCACGCGGAAGCCGCGCGCGGCCACGCGCATCGGCACCAGCACGTCGTCGAGCACGGTGCCCTCGGGCAGGCGCTCGAACAGGTCGCGGCGCATCGCGTAGAGCGCACCGCTCACGCCGATGGTGGAACCGGAAAGCGCTTCCGAACGGCGGATCAGCTTCTCGTAGCGCCAGTAGAAATCCACGCCTTGCGCGAACCCGCCGCGCACGTTTTCCATGTGCAGTTCGCCGCCCACCGCGCCCACGGTAGGATCGGCAAGGTTGGCGACGAGCTCGCGCAGCGC
This window of the Luteibacter aegosomatis genome carries:
- a CDS encoding polysaccharide deacetylase family protein produces the protein MNQRGAPGIRGRLGQLCYSSGLLYSLQRVRAWWQRDLRILAYHRVMPLPDPDTYEFDLELISTPPEEFREQMRRIKRYFRPMRLTDVVAALDAGEALPPDTVAVTFDDGYDDNYRIAAPILDELKVPATFFVSTGHIDTGKPYAYDWLVHMILMTDRPRLVLPELGIDVAIPRERALRRRIAGNVLLRMKWLDALGQAAMTERLETEWNMPSANARPQDCRPMTWDQAREMEAAGLEFGSHGVHHRMLARLPIDEMEREVRESKAALDRELTNPALLMSYPVGGDRAYNDAVVSATRKAGFQLACSYVCGTNPEPSENRYSLYRLPVESNMGPGWFAAMLALPQLMSYPTVAHEVQGPREQPCSP
- a CDS encoding O-antigen ligase family protein encodes the protein MFPLILVYVVLTIIRPQDYVPGLDLVPILPVVLLLAFGAWMFSNAKTFEAPQFVILPAFLLILMISQVTNGWSGGAIDELARFGPVVIAFFVFGAACTTQRRVSTAMAVFVVCAAILALHGVQQAKTGVGWTGIPIGEGNRIQYVGIFNDPNDLGLLFAATLPMAVFLGRPGRGFARVFWLGCAALLLYGTYLTNSRGAMLAVLVVAGCYLWYRRGMMVAGTLGVLGLVALKLVSSRMDELDAGEESAAGRVDAWYAGLEMFRDNPLFGVGAGNFTEYNELTAHNSFVLVLAETGFAGFVLWLAFVGYGFWMMLTVVRHRPAETQDAAKAAEWVAERQMALTLLLSLCGLFAAAFFLSRSYMVVLYLIAAMVAGYYVGARRRWPELPRFRLANQGWRWVPLGAGGVAFIFVLVAVLLRTT
- a CDS encoding glycosyltransferase family 2 protein, with product MTQIAWLMCWISAGLLVHVFVGYPLIMGCWARMRPLPVARGAAQPSVTVVVAVHDGSRLVRAKLANLRALDYPQDRVDIILACDGCTDDTVAVARRDTDPRLRVLAFAHRRGKAACLNDAVAQARGDVILFTDIRQRLAPGALRELVANLADPTVGAVGGELHMENVRGGFAQGVDFYWRYEKLIRRSEALSGSTIGVSGALYAMRRDLFERLPEGTVLDDVLVPMRVAARGFRVVFEPRAIAWDQPSQHPDDERRRKIRTLAGNYQLVQLAPWLLLPWSNPLWFRFVSHKLLRLLAPWLIVGFTLGCGLLFTRHPMYAAGFSGVAVATAMVGVARLRPALGRWFPLRVAVAFFYLNLFAAQALLAFARNRRLHLW